The Benincasa hispida cultivar B227 chromosome 9, ASM972705v1, whole genome shotgun sequence genome has a segment encoding these proteins:
- the LOC120085906 gene encoding uncharacterized protein LOC120085906 isoform X2, which yields MEDAAARSQRTQESTSVFPDHPEKHDEEEKGIETSLLQQLRRAKLSSLQIPVRTLESSSSFLRLDSPSTSSASSSRGGLPPRPNLVKTKSSVRSLLSHKSFGAKRSFPDGDMITPILPEVQRANRCPDKPTPLRSFSLSRLLITSSTKATHSLPTTPISNSDTETLKATNMECQPDFLKTEAKQQIARSLSAPLNVKPRVLRRLDSVGLIRIVSAGPQYPGAGDASVSQTKEIESEPPGDDIPEDEAVCRICLLELVEGGDILKMECSCKGDLALAHKECAIKWFSIKVTLQQREANRYRIWQNIPVLVLVSMLAYFCFLEQLLVPDMGPRALAISLPFSCVLGLLSSMTVSTMASRAYIWAYACFQFAIVILFAHVYYAILNVNAVLSVFLSAITGLGLTVSIKSLLIEYLKWRRRRQLRPANQQTGTRSWPQVQQQPYDIDNHYHQQHEQRLQQECHQPHSQQQAIENQNMGSSESYQSARNNDSETTAH from the exons ATGGAGGATGCTGCAGCTCGATCTCAACGCACCCAAGAATCGACCTCAGTTTTTCCGGATCATCCCGAG AAACACGATGAAGAGGAAAAAGGTATAGAAACATCCTTATTGCAACAGCTTAGACGGGCCAAATTATCCTCTTTGCAAATCCCAGTAAGGACTCTGGAGAGTTCTTCGTCCTTTTTGAGGTTAGATAGTCCATCAACCTCAAGTGCTAGCTCTAGTAGGGGAGGATTGCCTCCTAGACCAAATTTGGTAAAAACCAAATCTTCAGTGAGAAGCTTGCTTTCTCATAAAAGCTTTGGAGCAAAACGATCTTTCCCAGATGGTGACATGATCACTCCCATTTTACCAGAGGTCCAACGAGCAAATAGATGTCCAGACAAGCCGACTCCTCTGAGATCTTTTTCTCTTAGCAGACTTCTTATCACCTCATCTACAAAAGCTACACATTCTTTACCAACCACGCCAATTTCAAATTCAGATACTGAGACATTGAAAGCAACAAATATGGAGTGCCAACCTGATTTCCTT AAAACTGAAGCCAAGCAGCAGATTGCTCGTTCATTATCAGCTCCTCTGAATGTTAAGCCTAGAGTTTTAAGGCGATTAGATTCAGTAGGTTTAATTCGAATAGTGTCTGCAGGTCCACAATATCCAGGGGCTGGAGACGCTTCTGTTTCTCAAACAAAGGAAATCG AAAGTGAACCTCCTGGTGATGATATTCCTGAGGATGAAGCGGTATGCAGGATCTGTCTTTTAGAGTTGGTGGAAGGCGGGGATATTCTTAAAATGGAATGCAGTTGCAAAGGAGACCTAGCTCTCGCTCACAAAGAGTGTGCAATTAAGTGGTTCAGCATTAAAG TAACATTGCAGCAGAGGGAAGCCAATCGATATAG GATTTGGCAGAATATACCGGTGCTTGTGTTGGTTAGCATGCTTGCATATTTCTGCTTTTTGGAGCAACTTTTG GTACCTGACATGGGTCCTCGTGCACTTGCCATTTCCTTGCCCTTTTCATGTGTTTTGGGTCTTCTTTCATCTATGACTGTTTCCACGATGG CGAGCAGAGCTTACATTTGGGCTTATGCCTGTTTCCAGTTCGCCATAGTCATCCTGTTTGCTCACGTATATTATGCAATA CTTAATGTAAACGCCGTTCTCTCTGTTTTCCTTTCTGCAATCACCGGATTGGGGCTTACTGTTAGCATAAAATCACTTCTTATAGAGTATCTTAAGTGGAGAAGAAGGCGACAATTGAGACCTGCCAATCAACAGACGGGAACAAGGAGTTGGCCGCAAGTACAACAGCAGCCATATGACATTGACAATCATTACCATCAACAACATGAGCAGCGGTTGCAGCAAGAATGCCATCAACCACATTCCCAGCAGCAAgctattgaaaatcaaaatatggGGTCATCAGAGAGTTACCAGTCAGCAAGGAACAACGATTCAGAGACAACAGCTCACTGA
- the LOC120085906 gene encoding uncharacterized protein LOC120085906 isoform X1 has translation MEDAAARSQRTQESTSVFPDHPEKHDEEEKGIETSLLQQLRRAKLSSLQIPVRTLESSSSFLRLDSPSTSSASSSRGGLPPRPNLVKTKSSVRSLLSHKSFGAKRSFPDGDMITPILPEVQRANRCPDKPTPLRSFSLSRLLITSSTKATHSLPTTPISNSDTETLKATNMECQPDFLKTEAKQQIARSLSAPLNVKPRVLRRLDSVGLIRIVSAGPQYPGAGDASVSQTKEIESEPPGDDIPEDEAVCRICLLELVEGGDILKMECSCKGDLALAHKECAIKWFSIKGNKICDICKQDVQNLPVTLLKLHNTPPVIRRPPVTLQQREANRYRIWQNIPVLVLVSMLAYFCFLEQLLVPDMGPRALAISLPFSCVLGLLSSMTVSTMASRAYIWAYACFQFAIVILFAHVYYAILNVNAVLSVFLSAITGLGLTVSIKSLLIEYLKWRRRRQLRPANQQTGTRSWPQVQQQPYDIDNHYHQQHEQRLQQECHQPHSQQQAIENQNMGSSESYQSARNNDSETTAH, from the exons ATGGAGGATGCTGCAGCTCGATCTCAACGCACCCAAGAATCGACCTCAGTTTTTCCGGATCATCCCGAG AAACACGATGAAGAGGAAAAAGGTATAGAAACATCCTTATTGCAACAGCTTAGACGGGCCAAATTATCCTCTTTGCAAATCCCAGTAAGGACTCTGGAGAGTTCTTCGTCCTTTTTGAGGTTAGATAGTCCATCAACCTCAAGTGCTAGCTCTAGTAGGGGAGGATTGCCTCCTAGACCAAATTTGGTAAAAACCAAATCTTCAGTGAGAAGCTTGCTTTCTCATAAAAGCTTTGGAGCAAAACGATCTTTCCCAGATGGTGACATGATCACTCCCATTTTACCAGAGGTCCAACGAGCAAATAGATGTCCAGACAAGCCGACTCCTCTGAGATCTTTTTCTCTTAGCAGACTTCTTATCACCTCATCTACAAAAGCTACACATTCTTTACCAACCACGCCAATTTCAAATTCAGATACTGAGACATTGAAAGCAACAAATATGGAGTGCCAACCTGATTTCCTT AAAACTGAAGCCAAGCAGCAGATTGCTCGTTCATTATCAGCTCCTCTGAATGTTAAGCCTAGAGTTTTAAGGCGATTAGATTCAGTAGGTTTAATTCGAATAGTGTCTGCAGGTCCACAATATCCAGGGGCTGGAGACGCTTCTGTTTCTCAAACAAAGGAAATCG AAAGTGAACCTCCTGGTGATGATATTCCTGAGGATGAAGCGGTATGCAGGATCTGTCTTTTAGAGTTGGTGGAAGGCGGGGATATTCTTAAAATGGAATGCAGTTGCAAAGGAGACCTAGCTCTCGCTCACAAAGAGTGTGCAATTAAGTGGTTCAGCATTAAAGGTAACAAGATCTGTGATATTTGCAAGCAGGATGTTCAAAACTTGCCAGTGActttattaaaattacataaCACACCCCCTGTTATTAGACGACCCCCAGTAACATTGCAGCAGAGGGAAGCCAATCGATATAG GATTTGGCAGAATATACCGGTGCTTGTGTTGGTTAGCATGCTTGCATATTTCTGCTTTTTGGAGCAACTTTTG GTACCTGACATGGGTCCTCGTGCACTTGCCATTTCCTTGCCCTTTTCATGTGTTTTGGGTCTTCTTTCATCTATGACTGTTTCCACGATGG CGAGCAGAGCTTACATTTGGGCTTATGCCTGTTTCCAGTTCGCCATAGTCATCCTGTTTGCTCACGTATATTATGCAATA CTTAATGTAAACGCCGTTCTCTCTGTTTTCCTTTCTGCAATCACCGGATTGGGGCTTACTGTTAGCATAAAATCACTTCTTATAGAGTATCTTAAGTGGAGAAGAAGGCGACAATTGAGACCTGCCAATCAACAGACGGGAACAAGGAGTTGGCCGCAAGTACAACAGCAGCCATATGACATTGACAATCATTACCATCAACAACATGAGCAGCGGTTGCAGCAAGAATGCCATCAACCACATTCCCAGCAGCAAgctattgaaaatcaaaatatggGGTCATCAGAGAGTTACCAGTCAGCAAGGAACAACGATTCAGAGACAACAGCTCACTGA